In Amia ocellicauda isolate fAmiCal2 chromosome 3, fAmiCal2.hap1, whole genome shotgun sequence, the DNA window TAGTGTAAGACGAATCAAAGAGCTGCTGACTTGCTTTTGCTTAGACAGGAAGTAAGCGTGCTTCACAGGCTGCATCATGTTAGTGCACAAGATAAAAACATAGTAGGCATCAAACGGTAAGGAAAAGTAGTGAACatctattaaataataatattgagcaGAAGATGAAGAACTCATCGCTTTGCAAATCGCTGGggattttgaaaaggaaaactGCCATGTGTATCACTCGACTGCCCACTCatcttgtatatatacacacgcggCATGCTGGAGTTATGCAAACATGAGATCTAGGAAGCTGAACAAAGCTGTTTGTAATGAGGCCTGTTAGTGAAGACAATGATAAGAAGAAGGGTGTGATTCAGGGGCTGTCGAGGCACTGATCTCCCCCCTTCAACCAAAATCAGTTGCTCATGAGCCaggagattttcttttttttttcaataagcATGAATTTCCCTTTCTGCATGAAATTGCTTCAAAACACCTTACATAAAAGAGGAGTCAATGTTGATGGACACTAAGGGAAAAGTTTTTCATTCCAGGCCAGGTTTCCTTCAGTTTAGTTCACACTTTTATTAATGGGGGAGGTAGAGAGGGGTCGGGCTTCAAATCACAGGAGGACAGCTTAAGGCGTTTGCAAGACCCgctgaaaaagaaacaaacatttcaaagaCTTTTATAGGCAGCTTGCTTTACTGTCAGCAAAAAGCAGCTGTGGGGCTGGATTATTTAGACCCGGGAGGGAAGcagggaggggaaaaaagatCCAAACAAAGGGAAGACAGGCAACCTCTCAGGAAAGACAGAACACGGGCTCTTTAAGCTGGATAATAATTATGCCATGTGAGAGAGTTGAGTGGGTTCAGCATCACCATGCCAGCGGCTATAATACAGGGTGTAGCAGAGGGAGGGAATGGAGGGGCTGCTTTAGCCATTCTGCCCATCCCAGGCTTCCACGGCAGGGTTAAGCGGCGCTGGGGTCTCCCCGTTACATCGTGACAACGGGTCCTCTTCCTCAGCTGCCACGCCTACTTTGGCCGAGTTGTCGGGCTGTGCAGGGCTGTCGCTGTCCTCCGTGCTGGCGGGTTTGACCTCTGGCTCGGCGCTGGAGGCTACTGCGGGGGCGGTGGCAGGCGCCTCGGTGCAGGCAGGGGTGCCCTCGGTGGCTATGGTCGCTGGTGTGGGGACGTTGCCGGCAGCAGGTGCTGCGGGAGCCCCAGGGGCCCCCGGAGCCGCTGGACTGGCTGCAGCTGACTCACTCTGCTCCGGCGCCCGCAGCCGCTTCATGATGGTGGTTACCCGCACTGCTTTCTGCAGGGTGAGGGAAAATGACGTTTGAATTGGGTGGCAGAAAGACAGAATGTCAAACCCATGCCCCCTGCACACAAAGATCTCTGCCATAAGTATGATTTGTTTATGGCAGGCTCCATTTATAACTCCACTAATCgacaaacatacacaaaaatCTTACTCTCATAGAATGAAACATCAGAAATAAGGGAACATTCTCATAATGTGTGTTTAACCCCcccaacaaataaaataattaaaatgctcaGTTTATGGGATATACAGAGGAAGCTGAAGGGACACTCCATAAAACGAGAAACACTGTTTTAAACAGTGACATCACACAAACTCCATGTCTCAGGCTTGTCTAATGTAGCTCCAAATCAGTGTTATAAATGAGTGAAATAAAAACCTTTCACATGACACCAGCAAGAAGCTGTTTACAGCCAACACACAAAGTAACTTTTCAGCACTGCACATGCAGCTCCTCAGCAATCCGTTATCTAGGGCtcatcaggaaaaaaaaatctagctTGGAGGAAAAGTGTAAATCATTCTCTAAAGCCAATAATTCTTGGCCAGCCAAACTGTAAAGCAGTGCCAATAGGGTTCTGATCTCCAAATGAGACATAACTATGAACGCAAAACACATCGGTTTCTACACCTCTACTGAGCTGTGATGATAATTGGCGAGTTTCCGATTGTGGAGGGGCATGCATACGCcaaagaaaacaacagcaaaaatgtATTACCTTCCATTTTGCTTTAGCAAAGTTTTTCTCAATCTGTGCACAGACACCATCCTTTATGTTCTTGTCTGAAGCTGCATTGCCGGAAATCCTGAGGTAAAGGtaaaaaaattattaatattaattaatcccCTCCCTTTTCATTGTCctctttttaaacatttaaaagtgcCTATAGTCCCTCATAATTGCATACAATCAGTTTTGAGAAGGCATTCAATATTTTGACAGTAATTAATAGCacacaaattaacaaaacatgCAGACATGATAGCAAAGAATCAAGTATAAAAGGTGAACATATCAATTCAGAGATAAAAGCTATTTCTTAAATTTAAGTAGTGAAAGGTGCACAAAAAAGCATCAAAAAGCTAACAGCAGATTAACTGTCTTGTCATGAGGTGTCACTCTTTTTTTGCCATATGTAATCACATTTCCCATTAAAGTGGCCTTTTAAAGAcagagtttaaaaataaaccaggTGAGCTTCTGTTAGCTTTTTGTACCATTCATGGTTGATAGCTTCTTGTGCTGTCAGTCTCTGGTCTTGGTCCACCTCCATTAAACGGTTCACCAGCCCTTTGGCTGCAAAGGAATAAAAACAGCCCCTGAGAAAATGGCAGCCTTCCATTCACAAACCACAACTTACAGAGCAACATTATTGTAGCTTGGAGAGGAGTGGTCATAGATTTGAACAGGATAGAGCAGTTTTTACACAGGACTGAAGGAAAAACTACTGGAAATAACCTCTTGctagatgtatgtatgtttgtatgtatgtatgtatgtatgtatgtatgtatgtatttatttatttaggtttataatacaaaaaaacttcTTCTGTAGAACATTTACCTTTATTCAGGCATTTCATATGTTGGTTAAGGTACACTGGTTATCCTTTTTCATAAATAAAGGTTTAAATCATATTACTAGCTTATACAATGACTAAAATGATTAGGGTTGTGAACATGTAGGGCACATCCAGATTTTCAACAGTTGCAGCCCCACTTGTGTTCTGCCATAATCTCAGCACCTGAATCTGAAATATCATCCCAGTACGGTGAGTCAAACTCATAGTCTCCGGCCAGAATCTTCCTGAACAAATTCTTGTCGTGATTCTCGTAGTCTTCATCGTCAGTTTCGTCGTAAAATGGGGGATTACCCGACAGCCTGTGAGCAGAAAAAACACATGATGACTACAGCCATCATAGGTCATGTTCCACTGGGTTTCTCTCAGTTCGGTGTAAGCAGTCATTTCGCTGCACTGCAACACAGAACCACTCAGGTGACAAACAGAGGCCAGGGTGGGATTACATATGGTATTGTACATCAGATCATGAAATCCAATCAATATATGTttcaattatacattttataaaaaaaaaatattcttgtCAAATTGGATAGTTtggtaattataataataacaataaaacaatttgtAACTACAAAACTTCTTATTAAAGGCGGTTTATGCTCCGTCGTTATAGTTCCTGCCAGGGAACGACCGTTGATGGTCTTGTCATTGAGAGGTGAAATCAGATGAACTTTGACTTGATCGCAGTGCTGTGGTTAATGGTATGCTAAAATGGATGACAAACTATCGAGAAACTTTTACTTTAATAACCCTGTATCCCTGCATTCATACAATTCTCTGTTCACACCTGTTTCTGATCAAATAAATATGCAGTGTCACGATGGGAGTTTATAGTTCAGCGACCCACAAAGGCAACGACTAGGAGATTATCAGGCAATAACACCTTATTGTCGACGGAGCGATGGACTTTAAACCGGCCTTAAAGAATATCTTCAACTACAGAgaaagtacatttttatttgtatttaaatgaacATATTCCTTCAACATTACACCAATGCAATGGTTATTCTCACAatgataatattaaataaatacttacaatATGTACATAATCACTCCAATGGCCCAGCAGTCAACCGGTCTTCCATACCTCTGCCTGCCAACCACTTCTGGAGCTGGGGAGTGATAAACAAGGGtccaaataattattaataattcccctttaaaatgtaatttaatgttaCAGGGTTTCTCACCACACTGCATGAAATAGTACATATGTCATAAAAACCCTGTTAATATTATACCATATTGTTTGGTTATGAGAGGGCGTTAAGAGGCAAATAATATGATATGATCTAAACATGCTTCATTGTTGTATCAATAAACCTAGTTCATCAGCAGATTAATGCCATATCCTGATGGATGTTTGACTGTGGGATATTCTGCAGTTGTACTGTAAATGCAATGTCTCACCCAGGTACTCCGGAGTCCCACAGGGGTCTTTAATAAGTCCATTCTCCAGCTTGGCCAGGTGGAAATCACTGATGACAATTTTGGAATTTTTCAGGCGGTTGTAGTACACCAAGTTCTCCAACTGAAACAAGAAGTCCAAAAAATGACCAGCTGTCATTAAGATCAATCCTGCAATCATGCGCAGTCATGAGATTAGTGAATGTTAATTTTAGTGTTCTACAGATGTTACAGTCACGGAAGAGAACTTTTCTGGTAATACGTTTGGTCAACAACATTTCAAAAAATGGGCACACATACATTTTCTAGTAGCCCCCCGCTGCAGAGTAAACACACATTATCATTCATAATCAAATTGATTCCTGCTTATCTGTCTGTACTAGTGCCACATAGATGTTTCCTACTGTGAAATGCATATTCACATTTTGGCAGATACACCAAGTTATGAAGCACTGACATTAGGTCTTAGGCAGCAGAGTTGGATGCGTCAGGTCGATCCAGTATCATTGCAATATCTCCTCTCAGCACAAGGGGGCAAACTGCATGCTGTACCTTGAGGTTCCTGTGCACTATGCGCAGAGAGTGCAGGTAGGCCACTGCCTCCATCACTTGCCGGATGACATTGCTGGTGTCCCGCTCTGAGTAGTATCCCTGGTCCAGGATCCAGTCAAACACCTCCCTGCCTGTGGCACTGTAAAGGaaggcacacacaaacacttcaaTGGCACCTTTTAACTCTGAAAGCATAGAATTGCATTTCCACAGGGTTGGAACCTGTTCTGCAGTCTCTGTTGAAAATGAAGAACACCAGTGCAACTAAAGTGCAGAACCACACTGAGTGTATGAATGCCCACAGATGTATATTCCAGCACCACATTAAAACAGAGATGCTTCAATGAACTTGTGTTGTCAGAGAGGTTGCTTGCAAGCGATTAATTCCCAAGTCACACTTTATTTGAGCTTAGGTGCCTCTTTCATTGGTGAAGAACACCtccatttaatataattttcacaaaaatgccccccacaaaaagtaaaataaataaaaaagctatTATAATGCTAAATAAGCTACAGTGATTAGAATTGATCTACATATCTGCCGACAAATCACTTAAGGGAGTTAATAACCAGTCTGGATTTGTACTCAATAAAGTAATTTAGGGACATTGTTATTTGGGGATAAATGCAAATCCTGTAATGGCTAAGAAAAATATACACATGATTCAGTCAATAACGTATTTAACTTGATGCTGAATctagaaaaaataagtataatctCATGACCAACTCATAAGACTTATAAGATTAATAATGCACATATAATTTCCTACTGAAGAAAATACAAAGCCCCCACCAGAGCAAAGcaaaacctaaaataaataatgacaagtTTCTCGGCAAGTTCATTTACAAGTGTGCTTATCAGGCCGCCTTCAGGGTATAATAATTCATGCCTCTTGAAATCTTAATGAACAGAAGcattttttcatttgattttttCATCCATTTCCAGTTTAGTCTAGACATCACTGCGATGCTGACTTACAGTTCGAGAAATAGGAAATACTCTTTTCGGGTCTCAAAAACGTCCACCAGCTGAAGAATATTGGGATGCTTCACCCTgatgggagggagaggagaaaggACATTAGAACAGCACAAAGATGTGGACATATATATTCAGGGCAGGAGACATTGTCCTGCTGGGCTGCTACCATCTTCAGGAATGGTTTGTCCATGATAAATTAAGATTCAAGTCTATTCGAATTTTGCAAAGAACTGTCAACAAGAAAAAGCAAAAATGAATGAGCACAGAAAACCTACATTCAATTGCTGTGGAGACCCAATGTttcagataaaaaaacaaaaacaatttctATGATCTAGTGGTAAGGGAAAGATGAAGAGAAATACCAAAActaataatgcaaaataattggaccatattttttattttatatttcggttgtaattaaaatacatgcatattaaataaaccatacaaatacacaattcataataataataactaaacaataGGTATAATTACACTATTACATAATTTATATAAATCTGGCGTTTGGTGTTTCTTTAATCGTTTAAACAAAGACAACCttacattaaaacatatatatttctgtgGCTTTCTGCTTTCTTTAGCAAATTCTCACCATtgcagtgttttttaaatctggcaacacatttgcattgttttctcaTGACGCTTACACTTAGCAGACCAGAATTTATTAATAGTGTCAGTCAGCAGACTATAAAGATTGAAGTTATTCCTAAGAAGAACATTTCA includes these proteins:
- the camkvb gene encoding caM kinase-like vesicle-associated protein, giving the protein MPFGCLTLGEKKDYNNPSEVTDKYDLGQIIKTEEFCEIFRAKDKATLKMYTCKKFLKKDGRKVRKAAKNEILILKMVKHPNILQLVDVFETRKEYFLFLELATGREVFDWILDQGYYSERDTSNVIRQVMEAVAYLHSLRIVHRNLKLENLVYYNRLKNSKIVISDFHLAKLENGLIKDPCGTPEYLAPEVVGRQRYGRPVDCWAIGVIMYILLSGNPPFYDETDDEDYENHDKNLFRKILAGDYEFDSPYWDDISDSAKGLVNRLMEVDQDQRLTAQEAINHEWISGNAASDKNIKDGVCAQIEKNFAKAKWKKAVRVTTIMKRLRAPEQSESAAASPAAPGAPGAPAAPAAGNVPTPATIATEGTPACTEAPATAPAVASSAEPEVKPASTEDSDSPAQPDNSAKVGVAAEEEDPLSRCNGETPAPLNPAVEAWDGQNG